From the genome of Candidatus Chlamydia corallus, one region includes:
- the hemE gene encoding uroporphyrinogen decarboxylase: protein MSAFFDLLKSKSASHPPIWLLRQVGRYMPPYQELKGSQSLKTFFHNTEAIVETTLLGPSLLNVDAAILFADILSILDGFGVTYDFSPGPRIQFSPEQPFTFTSDPQTTFCYLLDAIRSLTKKLSVPLIVFAASPFTLASYLIDGGASKDFSKTMSFLYSYPKKFDELLSKIIEGTEIYLKTQIDAGAVAVQLFESSSLRLPSALFTRYVTEPNRTLIAKLKEHSIPVSLFCRCFEENFYTLKATQADTLHPDYHVDLHRIQKNPIPMPSLQGNMDPALFLLPQEKLLNYVENFLVPLRTFPNFIFNSGHGILPETPLENVQLVVSYVQCQL from the coding sequence ATGTCTGCTTTTTTTGATCTTTTAAAATCTAAAAGTGCCTCACATCCTCCCATATGGCTTTTACGACAGGTGGGAAGGTATATGCCTCCATACCAAGAATTAAAAGGATCCCAATCCTTAAAGACTTTTTTTCATAATACGGAGGCAATTGTAGAGACTACGCTTTTAGGGCCTTCTTTGCTCAATGTAGATGCTGCTATTCTCTTTGCTGATATTCTATCGATCTTGGATGGTTTTGGCGTGACTTACGACTTTTCTCCTGGTCCCCGCATACAATTTTCTCCAGAGCAACCTTTCACCTTTACTTCCGATCCACAAACTACTTTCTGCTATCTTTTGGATGCTATTAGAAGTCTCACTAAAAAACTTTCTGTCCCTCTTATTGTTTTTGCAGCATCTCCCTTTACGCTAGCCAGCTATCTAATCGATGGAGGTGCTTCCAAAGATTTCTCTAAGACAATGTCTTTTTTATATAGTTATCCCAAAAAATTCGATGAGCTACTCTCTAAAATCATTGAAGGGACTGAGATTTACCTAAAAACACAAATCGATGCAGGAGCTGTTGCTGTACAGCTTTTTGAATCTTCCAGTCTGCGTCTTCCTTCAGCATTATTTACACGCTATGTGACAGAACCAAATCGTACCCTAATAGCAAAACTTAAAGAGCACTCTATTCCCGTGAGTTTATTTTGCCGTTGTTTTGAAGAAAATTTCTACACTCTCAAAGCCACTCAAGCTGATACCCTCCACCCAGATTATCATGTAGACCTTCATCGCATTCAAAAAAATCCCATTCCTATGCCTTCTCTACAAGGAAATATGGATCCAGCACTATTTTTATTGCCCCAAGAAAAATTATTAAACTATGTAGAAAATTTCCTTGTTCCTTTAAGAACATTTCCTAACTTCATTTTTAATTCTGGACATGGGATTCTTCCTGAAACACCTTTAGAAAACGTCCAGTTGGTAGTTTCTTATGTTCAATGTCAACTTTAA
- the hemN gene encoding oxygen-independent coproporphyrinogen III oxidase, whose product MFNVNFKFLEGLHQPAPRYTSYPTALEWESSDATPAFLAFEKIRENPRPLSLYFHIPFCQSMCLYCGCSVVLNRREDVVEAYINTLIREMELVVQNIGTRPQVSRIHFGGGTPSRLSRELFHRLFDKLHKLFDLTHTEEIAIEVDPRSLRSDIEKADFFQKLGFNRVSLGIQDTQAAVQEAVKRRQSKEESIGAYEKFKELGFQSINIDLIYGLPKQTKVTFAKTIQDILAMRPDRLALFSFASVPWIKPHQKAMKATDMPSMEEKFAIYSQSRHLLTKAGYQAIGMDHFSLPHDPLTLAFKNKTLIRNFQGYSLPPEEDLLGLGMTSTSFIRGIYLQNAKTLEAYHKTVLGGTFPTVKSKILTEDDRIRKWVIHKLMCTFSVEKEEFLNLFGYQFDAYFIESRDRLISMETTGLIYNSSCSLKVTPLGELFVRVIATAFDRYFLDKVSKKECFSASI is encoded by the coding sequence ATGTTCAATGTCAACTTTAAATTCTTAGAAGGACTTCATCAACCCGCGCCCAGGTACACAAGTTACCCTACAGCTTTAGAATGGGAATCTTCTGATGCGACTCCAGCTTTTCTAGCTTTCGAGAAAATTAGAGAAAACCCCCGACCCCTCTCTCTTTATTTCCACATTCCCTTCTGTCAATCAATGTGTTTGTATTGCGGCTGTTCTGTTGTTTTGAACCGTCGTGAAGATGTTGTAGAAGCTTATATCAACACCCTAATCCGAGAAATGGAACTTGTAGTTCAAAACATAGGGACTAGGCCTCAGGTATCCCGAATTCATTTTGGAGGAGGAACTCCTAGTCGACTTTCAAGAGAGTTGTTTCATCGGCTTTTTGACAAACTACACAAGCTCTTCGATCTTACGCATACTGAAGAAATTGCTATTGAAGTTGATCCTCGTTCTCTAAGAAGCGATATAGAAAAAGCCGATTTCTTTCAGAAGTTAGGGTTTAACAGAGTCAGCTTGGGCATTCAAGATACCCAAGCTGCTGTCCAAGAAGCTGTAAAACGACGACAATCCAAGGAAGAATCCATAGGAGCATATGAAAAATTTAAGGAACTAGGCTTCCAAAGTATCAATATCGATTTAATCTATGGCCTTCCCAAACAAACAAAAGTGACATTTGCTAAAACAATTCAAGATATTTTAGCGATGCGTCCAGACCGTCTTGCGCTATTTTCTTTTGCCTCGGTTCCCTGGATCAAGCCGCACCAAAAAGCAATGAAAGCTACTGATATGCCTTCTATGGAAGAGAAATTCGCGATTTATTCTCAATCGAGGCACTTGCTTACAAAAGCAGGATACCAGGCCATCGGCATGGATCATTTTTCTCTTCCCCATGATCCTCTAACCCTTGCCTTTAAAAATAAAACTCTGATCCGCAATTTCCAGGGGTATTCTCTCCCTCCAGAGGAAGATCTTCTTGGTTTAGGGATGACTTCTACAAGCTTTATTCGTGGAATTTATCTACAGAATGCCAAAACCCTTGAGGCATATCACAAAACCGTACTTGGAGGAACATTTCCTACTGTGAAAAGTAAAATTCTTACTGAAGACGATCGCATTAGAAAATGGGTAATCCATAAGTTAATGTGCACTTTTTCGGTAGAAAAGGAAGAGTTTTTGAATCTTTTTGGATATCAGTTTGATGCTTATTTTATAGAAAGTCGTGATCGCTTGATCAGCATGGAAACTACAGGTCTCATTTACAACAGTTCTTGCTCTTTGAAAGTAACGCCTCTTGGAGAACTGTTTGTCAGAGTCATTGCCACAGCTTTCGATCGCTATTTTCTCGATAAAGTATCTAAAAAAGAGTGTTTCTCTGCTTCTATATAA
- a CDS encoding protoporphyrinogen oxidase: MNSAIIIGAGISGLAAGWWLHQKFPQVEILILDKRACAGGLVHTEYHEGFSFDLGPKGFLTRGEGNYTLRLIHELGLQNSLIFSDNAAKKRFVHYRGKAHKISAWTLIKEGLLSSLIKDLRAPCYVQDSSVQDFLKRHSSQNFTNYILDPVITAIRAGHSGILSTHMAFPELAKREACSGSLLRSYLKNRPQKKIPKREGYLASLSPSLGTLITTIKEKLPATWKFSTCVTNIDCSLKEACVTTLSDTFSADMVIYTGPMDQLPLLLPNHRIEDLAKRVLPWNLSSISLGWHHPSFSLPKGYGMLFADELPLLGIVWNSQIFPQPFSGKTVLSLLVEGKWREAEAHAFAIAALSEYLHINQKPDAFALFSPQDGIPQHAVGFLEAKQRIFPCLPRNLKIVGQNIAGPGLNRCIASAYHTIYDLSREKTLA; this comes from the coding sequence TTGAATTCAGCAATCATTATAGGGGCAGGAATCTCTGGTCTTGCTGCAGGTTGGTGGCTGCACCAAAAATTCCCACAAGTCGAAATACTTATCTTAGATAAAAGAGCCTGCGCAGGGGGCCTTGTCCACACTGAATATCACGAAGGGTTTTCTTTTGACCTCGGTCCTAAAGGATTCCTGACTCGCGGAGAGGGAAATTATACTCTAAGACTTATCCACGAACTGGGCCTTCAAAATTCGTTGATCTTCAGTGATAATGCAGCGAAAAAGCGTTTTGTCCATTACAGGGGAAAAGCGCATAAAATATCTGCATGGACTTTAATCAAAGAGGGTTTGCTTTCTTCTTTAATTAAGGATCTCCGTGCGCCTTGCTATGTGCAAGATAGCTCTGTTCAGGATTTTTTAAAACGGCATAGTTCACAAAATTTTACAAACTACATTTTAGATCCAGTAATCACAGCAATACGTGCAGGTCATAGCGGGATTCTCTCCACTCACATGGCTTTTCCTGAACTTGCAAAGAGAGAAGCTTGCAGCGGTTCTCTATTACGCAGTTATCTTAAAAACAGACCACAAAAAAAGATTCCTAAGCGCGAAGGATATCTTGCCTCTCTCTCTCCTTCTTTGGGAACTTTAATTACTACTATCAAAGAAAAACTTCCCGCAACATGGAAGTTTTCAACTTGCGTAACTAACATCGATTGTTCGCTAAAAGAAGCTTGCGTAACCACACTTTCGGATACATTTTCTGCAGATATGGTGATCTATACAGGACCTATGGATCAGCTCCCTCTCTTGCTTCCTAATCACAGAATTGAAGATTTAGCAAAAAGAGTTCTCCCTTGGAATCTATCTAGCATCAGCTTGGGTTGGCATCACCCTAGTTTCTCTCTTCCCAAAGGTTATGGGATGCTATTTGCAGACGAGCTTCCCCTTTTAGGCATCGTCTGGAACTCACAGATCTTCCCACAACCGTTTTCAGGAAAAACTGTTCTCTCCCTTCTAGTTGAAGGAAAATGGCGAGAAGCGGAAGCCCATGCCTTTGCTATAGCAGCTCTTTCAGAATACCTGCATATCAATCAAAAACCCGATGCTTTTGCTTTATTTTCACCTCAAGATGGCATACCTCAACATGCTGTTGGTTTCCTAGAAGCGAAGCAACGTATCTTCCCTTGTCTACCGAGAAATTTAAAAATTGTAGGGCAAAATATTGCAGGTCCAGGGCTCAATCGATGTATAGCTTCTGCGTATCATACCATATACGATTTAAGCAGGGAGAAAACGCTGGCATAA
- a CDS encoding histone — protein MALKDTAKKMKDLLDSIQHDLAKAEKGNKAAAQRVRTDSIKLEKVAKLYRKESIKAEKSGLLKRKPATKAPAKGKKAAVKKAPAAKTKKAVKASKPAPKKLAAKKAKKPSKARGFRK, from the coding sequence ATGGCGCTAAAAGATACGGCAAAAAAAATGAAAGACCTGCTGGATAGCATCCAACATGACTTAGCCAAAGCAGAAAAAGGAAACAAGGCAGCAGCTCAAAGAGTACGCACAGACTCTATAAAATTAGAAAAGGTTGCGAAACTTTACAGAAAAGAATCTATAAAAGCAGAAAAATCTGGGTTATTAAAACGTAAGCCAGCAACTAAGGCTCCTGCCAAAGGGAAAAAAGCTGCGGTAAAAAAAGCTCCTGCAGCTAAAACTAAGAAGGCAGTCAAAGCTTCTAAACCTGCACCTAAAAAGCTCGCAGCAAAAAAAGCTAAAAAACCTTCCAAAGCACGCGGATTTAGAAAATAA
- the rlmD gene encoding 23S rRNA (uracil(1939)-C(5))-methyltransferase RlmD — MSTTQNCPHFGMCGGCSFPQSDYRDSLKKKEELLHQLFSPLIPSDMIAPILPCSPSLRGRNKMEFSFFQTYEGEKSLGFISSTKPKRGIPVTGCLLIHEHTMDILQLTREWWDKYPELMAYFPPKNIGSLCTLTIRIGSPKQNFMVILTTSGAPEYRVDETIIEQWKNILLSSSLNISSIYWEEKVAARGIPTYYKTTNLYGESSIQQELSLPSDDNCASFSLRPRSFFQPQISQAVKIIETTKEFINPQGSEILLDLYCGAGTIGIMLSCYVKKVIGVEIIPDAVASAQENIKANNKANCEVYLEDAKAFCKRNENFKTPDIIVIDPPRCGMQNKVLKYILRIGSPKIIYISCNPKTQFQECADLVSGGYRIKKMQPIDQFPYSTHLENIILLEREIDL, encoded by the coding sequence ATGTCTACAACCCAAAACTGTCCACATTTTGGTATGTGTGGAGGATGTTCATTCCCTCAATCTGATTATCGTGATTCCCTAAAGAAAAAAGAAGAACTCCTTCATCAGTTGTTCTCTCCTTTAATTCCCTCGGATATGATTGCTCCTATCCTTCCATGTTCTCCTTCTTTAAGAGGAAGAAATAAAATGGAATTCTCCTTTTTTCAAACCTATGAAGGAGAAAAAAGCTTAGGATTCATCAGCTCTACAAAACCAAAGAGAGGCATTCCTGTTACTGGATGTCTGCTTATTCATGAGCACACTATGGATATTTTACAACTCACTCGAGAATGGTGGGATAAATATCCAGAGCTTATGGCCTATTTCCCTCCTAAAAACATAGGCTCGTTATGCACGTTAACTATCCGTATTGGGAGCCCAAAGCAAAATTTTATGGTTATTCTAACAACATCAGGAGCTCCAGAATATAGGGTAGACGAAACAATCATAGAGCAATGGAAAAACATTCTACTTTCATCTTCTCTAAACATATCTTCGATCTATTGGGAAGAAAAGGTAGCTGCGCGTGGTATTCCTACATATTACAAAACTACAAACCTCTATGGAGAATCCTCCATACAGCAAGAATTGTCTTTACCTAGTGATGATAACTGCGCATCCTTTAGTTTGCGTCCCAGAAGTTTCTTTCAACCCCAGATTAGTCAGGCTGTGAAAATTATAGAAACCACTAAAGAGTTTATCAACCCGCAAGGTTCGGAAATTCTTCTTGATCTCTATTGTGGAGCAGGAACTATAGGGATCATGCTTTCTTGCTATGTGAAAAAGGTGATTGGCGTTGAAATTATTCCTGATGCTGTAGCTTCAGCTCAAGAGAACATCAAAGCAAACAACAAGGCAAATTGCGAAGTCTACCTAGAAGATGCTAAAGCTTTCTGCAAAAGGAATGAAAATTTTAAAACTCCTGATATAATTGTTATTGATCCTCCACGTTGTGGTATGCAAAATAAAGTGCTTAAGTATATTTTACGTATAGGTTCTCCAAAAATTATCTACATTTCTTGCAATCCCAAAACACAATTTCAAGAATGTGCAGACCTTGTCTCTGGAGGATATCGCATAAAAAAGATGCAGCCTATTGATCAGTTTCCGTATTCGACGCATCTAGAAAATATTATTTTATTAGAAAGAGAGATCGATCTCTAG
- the yajC gene encoding preprotein translocase subunit YajC, with protein sequence MLSHIVTCFLFLLSSVPLFAEEEVAQSKNTFVQPAIMLAIAVLFFYFILWRPEQKRRKAMEKRKNDLAKGDKVTAMGIVGIVDEIHEHTVILNIASGKVEVLKGAISEILKPGVNKA encoded by the coding sequence ATGCTTTCTCATATAGTTACGTGTTTTCTATTTTTATTGAGCTCTGTGCCGTTGTTTGCAGAAGAAGAAGTAGCTCAGTCAAAAAATACTTTTGTGCAGCCTGCCATTATGTTGGCAATTGCCGTTTTGTTTTTTTATTTTATCTTATGGCGTCCCGAACAAAAACGCAGAAAAGCCATGGAAAAACGTAAGAATGACCTTGCTAAGGGAGATAAAGTCACAGCCATGGGAATTGTTGGTATTGTTGATGAGATCCATGAACATACGGTAATTTTAAATATTGCTTCTGGGAAAGTGGAAGTTTTAAAAGGAGCAATCTCTGAAATCCTCAAGCCTGGCGTTAACAAAGCATAA
- the nqrF gene encoding NADH:ubiquinone reductase (Na(+)-transporting) subunit F yields MNWLSGLYFICFASLIFCAVGVILAIVILLSRKFFIKVYPCKLKINDNEELTKTVESGQTLLISLLSSGIPIPSPCGGKATCKQCKVRIVKSADEPLETDRSTFSKRQLEEGWRLSCQCKVQHDMSLEIEERYLNASFWVGTVISNDNVATFIKELVVTVDPNKPIPFKPGGYLQITVPSYKTNSSDWKQTMAPEYYSDWEHFHLFDQVIDNSQLTQDSANKAYSLASYPAELPTIKFNVRIATPPFINGRPNPEIPWGVCSSYVFSLKPGDKITVSGPYGESFMKDDDRSLIFLIGGAGSSFSRSHILDLLLNKHSTREIDLWYGARSLKENIYQEEYENLEKEFPNFHYHLVLSEPLPEDIAAGWDKDDPTKTNFLFRAFNLAQLSKLDNPEDYLYYVCGPPLHNSSILKLLDDYGVERSSIILDDFGS; encoded by the coding sequence ATGAATTGGCTTTCAGGCCTCTATTTCATTTGTTTTGCTAGTCTTATCTTTTGCGCTGTTGGCGTGATTCTTGCGATTGTGATCCTTCTATCCCGCAAGTTTTTTATTAAGGTGTATCCTTGTAAATTAAAGATTAATGACAATGAAGAGCTCACTAAAACAGTTGAGAGTGGTCAAACTCTCTTAATTTCTTTATTAAGTTCAGGAATTCCTATTCCTTCTCCTTGTGGAGGAAAAGCTACGTGTAAGCAATGTAAAGTTCGCATTGTTAAAAGTGCTGACGAACCTTTAGAAACAGACCGTTCTACATTTTCAAAAAGACAACTCGAGGAAGGCTGGCGCCTTTCATGCCAGTGCAAAGTTCAACATGACATGAGTTTAGAAATTGAAGAGAGGTATTTAAATGCTTCTTTTTGGGTAGGGACTGTGATCTCCAATGACAATGTAGCTACCTTTATTAAAGAACTTGTTGTTACTGTAGATCCAAATAAACCAATTCCCTTTAAGCCTGGGGGATACTTACAAATTACGGTGCCGAGCTATAAAACCAACTCTTCAGATTGGAAGCAAACAATGGCTCCTGAGTATTACAGCGATTGGGAACACTTTCATCTATTTGATCAAGTTATAGATAACAGCCAACTTACTCAAGATTCTGCAAACAAAGCCTATTCTTTAGCTTCTTATCCTGCGGAGCTTCCTACGATTAAGTTTAACGTACGTATTGCTACTCCTCCTTTTATCAATGGAAGGCCCAATCCAGAGATTCCCTGGGGAGTCTGTTCTTCCTATGTTTTCTCTTTAAAACCTGGGGACAAAATTACTGTTTCAGGCCCTTATGGAGAATCTTTTATGAAAGATGACGATCGCTCTCTCATATTTCTAATTGGAGGCGCGGGTTCATCTTTTAGTAGGAGCCACATTCTAGATCTGCTTTTAAACAAACATTCTACAAGGGAAATTGATCTTTGGTATGGTGCTCGCTCATTAAAAGAGAATATTTACCAAGAAGAATATGAGAATTTAGAAAAAGAGTTTCCAAATTTCCATTATCACCTAGTACTCTCGGAACCTCTTCCTGAAGACATTGCTGCGGGTTGGGATAAAGATGACCCTACAAAGACAAACTTTTTATTTCGAGCATTTAATCTAGCTCAATTAAGTAAGTTAGATAATCCTGAAGATTACCTTTACTATGTATGCGGTCCGCCCCTACACAATAGCAGTATTCTTAAACTCCTTGATGACTATGGGGTCGAGCGGAGTTCGATTATTCTTGATGATTTTGGAAGCTAG
- a CDS encoding FtsK/SpoIIIE family DNA translocase, with amino-acid sequence MIREKKKSRHLRLPTLPLAAKASFYLFFSCFSGLSLWSFHRDQPCTQNWIGLLGWSFSSFLFYFFGAAAFFIPLYFLWLSFLYFRKTPRPLFFYKAAAFLSLPFSSAILLSMLSPVGTLPSILDTRLPKFILGNNPPVSYMGGIPFYLFYEGQSFCLKHLIGSVGTALIFGFLILFSVLYLCGGIALFKKKTFQKAVKKVFFSFFQIFFKTLKKLINRRNYLPKPSVPFVSKNPLVFSKSPSLSTRVSETIILDGSISSTPQEEGPSSRKESFFLTPHPCKRLLKKFLEPPENKVKEATTIPLSQTTALVGGEKNKERIVFPKLKNFAVSENDLPQYHLLSKNREARPDSLQAELEKKALILKQTLTSFGIDADIGNICSGPTLVAFEVLPHSGVKVQKIRSLENDIALKLQASSIRIIAPIPGKAAVGIEIPTPFPQAVNFRDLLEDYQKKNRKLQIPLLLGKKANGDNLWADLATMPHLIIAGTTGSGKSVCINTIVMSMIMTTLPSEIKLVIIDPKKVELTGYSQLPHMLSPVITESREVYNALVWLVKEMESRYEILRYLGLRNIQAFNSRTRNKATEASYDREIPETMPFIVGIIDELSDLLLSSSQDIETPIIRLAQMARAVGIHLILATQRPSREVITGLIKANFPSRIAFKVANKVNSQIIIDEPGAENLMGNGDMLILLPSVFGTIRAQGAYIYDEDINKVIKDLCSRFPTQYVIPSFHTFDDSESENSGEKDPLFTQAKTLILQTGNASTTFLQRKLKIGYARAASLIDQLEEAKIIGPSEGAKPRQILVQHPPQEG; translated from the coding sequence ATGATAAGAGAAAAAAAAAAGAGCAGGCACCTTCGTCTTCCGACCTTGCCTTTAGCAGCAAAAGCAAGTTTCTATTTATTTTTTTCGTGTTTTTCTGGCCTCAGTTTATGGAGTTTTCATAGAGATCAGCCATGCACACAGAATTGGATAGGTCTGTTAGGCTGGTCATTTAGTTCTTTTTTATTTTACTTTTTTGGTGCTGCGGCTTTTTTTATTCCTTTGTATTTTCTTTGGTTATCTTTTTTATACTTTAGAAAAACTCCCCGACCGCTTTTCTTCTATAAAGCTGCGGCGTTTCTTTCTCTTCCATTTTCTTCTGCTATTCTCTTATCGATGCTATCCCCAGTTGGAACACTTCCTTCTATATTAGATACGCGTCTTCCAAAGTTTATTTTAGGGAATAACCCTCCTGTGTCTTATATGGGTGGAATTCCCTTTTACCTGTTTTATGAAGGCCAATCTTTTTGTTTAAAACACTTGATTGGGTCTGTAGGAACAGCTCTAATTTTTGGATTTTTAATACTATTCTCGGTCCTGTATCTTTGCGGCGGAATTGCTTTATTTAAAAAAAAAACCTTTCAAAAAGCAGTCAAAAAAGTTTTTTTCTCTTTTTTCCAAATTTTCTTCAAAACTTTAAAAAAATTAATAAATAGACGTAACTATCTCCCAAAGCCTTCAGTTCCCTTTGTTTCAAAGAACCCGCTTGTTTTTTCAAAATCACCATCTTTGTCAACTCGAGTTTCTGAAACTATAATTTTAGACGGCTCTATTTCATCTACACCTCAGGAAGAGGGCCCCTCTTCTAGAAAAGAATCCTTTTTCCTTACCCCACATCCTTGCAAACGTTTACTGAAAAAATTCTTAGAGCCTCCAGAAAATAAAGTGAAGGAAGCTACAACAATTCCGTTATCTCAAACTACAGCTTTAGTAGGGGGAGAAAAAAATAAGGAAAGAATTGTTTTTCCTAAGTTAAAAAATTTCGCGGTCTCTGAAAATGATCTTCCACAATATCATTTACTTAGTAAAAACAGAGAAGCTCGTCCTGATTCATTACAAGCTGAGCTAGAAAAAAAAGCTCTTATTTTAAAACAGACTCTTACGAGTTTTGGAATTGATGCTGATATTGGGAACATTTGTTCAGGACCCACGCTAGTCGCTTTTGAAGTTTTACCTCATTCTGGGGTTAAAGTTCAGAAAATCAGGTCTTTAGAAAACGATATTGCTTTAAAACTCCAAGCTTCGAGCATACGTATTATCGCTCCGATTCCAGGTAAAGCCGCTGTGGGTATTGAGATTCCCACTCCCTTTCCTCAAGCGGTTAATTTTCGTGATTTATTGGAAGATTATCAGAAGAAGAATCGCAAATTACAGATCCCCTTATTGCTAGGGAAGAAAGCCAATGGGGATAATCTTTGGGCTGACTTAGCTACAATGCCTCATCTAATTATTGCTGGCACTACGGGATCTGGAAAATCTGTATGTATTAACACGATTGTCATGTCAATGATCATGACCACTCTACCTTCTGAAATTAAACTAGTCATTATTGACCCTAAAAAAGTAGAGCTAACTGGGTATTCGCAATTACCTCACATGTTATCTCCTGTGATTACTGAATCAAGAGAAGTGTACAATGCTTTGGTTTGGCTAGTAAAGGAAATGGAATCTCGTTATGAGATTTTGAGATATTTAGGTTTACGCAATATACAAGCTTTTAACTCCCGGACTCGCAATAAAGCTACTGAGGCTTCTTATGACAGAGAGATTCCTGAAACCATGCCTTTTATAGTAGGGATTATTGATGAGCTTTCTGATTTACTTCTCTCATCATCCCAAGATATTGAAACACCTATCATTCGCTTAGCTCAGATGGCTAGGGCTGTAGGAATTCATCTCATTTTAGCAACACAGCGCCCTTCACGAGAGGTAATTACGGGGTTAATTAAGGCAAATTTTCCCTCTCGAATTGCTTTTAAAGTAGCCAATAAAGTTAACAGCCAGATTATCATTGATGAACCTGGAGCAGAGAATCTGATGGGGAATGGCGACATGCTTATACTCTTGCCTTCTGTTTTTGGAACAATACGAGCTCAAGGTGCCTATATTTACGATGAGGACATTAACAAAGTAATTAAAGATCTATGTTCTAGGTTCCCCACACAATACGTGATTCCTTCTTTTCATACTTTTGATGATTCTGAGTCTGAAAACTCTGGAGAGAAAGATCCTTTATTTACACAAGCAAAAACTTTAATTTTACAGACAGGAAATGCTTCAACCACCTTCCTTCAAAGAAAATTGAAAATTGGTTATGCCCGGGCTGCGAGTTTAATCGATCAGCTTGAAGAGGCTAAAATTATCGGGCCCTCGGAAGGAGCCAAACCCCGTCAAATACTTGTACAGCATCCCCCTCAGGAAGGTTAG
- a CDS encoding MBL fold metallo-hydrolase encodes MEGFFPLASGSKGNSAYLGTDSCKILIDLGVSKQVVHRELLSMNIHPEDIQAIFVTHEHSDHISGIKSFVKTYNTPIVCNLETARALCQLLDSHPEFKIFSTGSSFCFHDLRVQTFNVPHDAVDPVGFLFHYHEEKLGFCTDLGWVTSWITHELYDCDYLLIESNHAPELVRQSQRPDVYKKRVLSKLGHISNHECGQLLQSIITPKLKKLYLAHLSTECNTAELALATVSESIASITSVSPEIASAQGITSPIYFSHLEAACP; translated from the coding sequence ATGGAAGGTTTTTTTCCTTTAGCTTCTGGATCCAAAGGGAATTCTGCTTATCTAGGCACGGATTCTTGTAAGATTCTTATTGATTTAGGGGTGAGTAAACAAGTCGTTCATCGAGAACTACTTTCTATGAACATCCATCCCGAAGACATCCAGGCCATTTTTGTTACACATGAACATTCTGATCATATCTCTGGCATTAAAAGTTTTGTTAAGACGTATAACACTCCTATTGTTTGCAACTTGGAGACGGCTCGTGCTTTATGCCAATTATTAGATAGTCATCCAGAATTTAAAATTTTCTCAACAGGGTCTTCATTTTGTTTTCATGATCTTCGAGTGCAAACTTTCAATGTACCTCATGATGCTGTAGATCCTGTGGGATTTCTTTTTCATTATCATGAAGAAAAGCTGGGCTTTTGCACAGATTTAGGTTGGGTCACCTCTTGGATCACTCACGAACTCTATGATTGTGATTACTTATTGATTGAGTCAAATCACGCTCCTGAATTGGTGCGTCAATCTCAGCGTCCTGATGTTTACAAAAAACGAGTATTGAGTAAGCTAGGTCATATCTCTAACCATGAGTGTGGGCAACTTTTGCAAAGCATTATCACTCCGAAATTAAAGAAGTTATATCTTGCGCATCTTTCTACAGAGTGCAACACTGCGGAGCTAGCATTGGCTACAGTATCGGAATCCATAGCCTCTATAACTTCTGTATCTCCAGAAATTGCATCAGCACAGGGCATCACCTCTCCAATATACTTTTCTCATCTAGAGGCTGCATGTCCATAG